The nucleotide window AAAGCCAGGGGGGCTTTCGACCCAAAAGTGGAAGTAGATTATGAGCGGAAAAAATTTAATGGCACTACATATTACGATCAATTAAATTCTACTTTTAAAATCCCAACCTGGTTTGGCTTGGAATTTAAAGCCAAGTATGAAGATAATTCTGGCGCCTATTTAGACCCTAGTTTAACAGTACCAGAAGACGGAATTTATAGTGCGGGTGTTGAACTTGATTTAACAAATGGCTTTCTTATCAACCAACGCATGGCATCTCTGAGAAAGGCCCAATTATTTGAACAGGAGAGCAAGGCAACTAGAGACCTTATGATTAACGAAGTGCTGTTTGAAGCGACAAAAGCGTATTTAGACTGGTGTCAGGCGTATAACTCTCAACTTATTTATGAAAACTTTTTGGATAATGCCGCATTGCGGTACGAAGGAGTTAAACGCAGTGCAGAAGTTGGGGACAAAGCAGAGATAGATGCTACAGAAGCACTAATTACATTGGAAAGTCGCCAACTATCCCTAGAAAATGCAAGTTTAGAATCACGTAAAAACCAATTGTTGGCAAGTAATTTTCTTTGGTTAGAAAATGTACCGCTAGAAATTCAACAAAATATAGTGCCGGCAGTACCAACCACCACCGATTTAAGCCAAACACTATCCATAGAAAATTTAAATCAGTTGGATAGTATATCAGATAACCATCCAAAATTATTGGCATTAGATTATAAAATTCAACAGTTGGAAATAGACAAAGACCTTAAACAGTCTAAGTTGCTGCCAAAGATGAGCCTTAGCTACGATTTTCTTACGACCGATTATAAACGGATAAATAGTTTAAATACGGGCAATTACAAGGCTGGATTCAACTTAAGTTTTCCACTATTCCTTAGGGCGGAGCGTGGTGATATAAAACTTGCCAATTTAAAGCTGGCCGATACCAATTACGATTTACTTCAATCTCGATTAGAAATCCGCAACAAGCTTCAACAAACTTCTATGGAGTTTGAGTCCTTACAAACCCAGTATAACCTCATCGACTCTATGGTAAAAAACCACCAAACAATGGTACGTGGTGAAGAGCGAAAATTTGAAATCGGCGAGAGTTCGTTGTTTCTTGTAAACAGCAGGGAACAAAAGCTAATTGAATCGTCCTTAAAGCGCAATGAGATAGAAATAAAGCTATTGTTTTCGCTTGCCAAATGGTATAATTCTACAGGGGCGGCAATACAACAGCTATGATTTGGTTGTAGGGGGATAGACTTTTAATTGCGTTTATTTTTAAATTGCGATATAAAAGAAATAAACGCAATTGTGCGTTTATCCATACGTCGTGCTTCATTATAACCAACCGCTAACCAATGATAAAATTCTTTAGAAAAATTAGACAAAACTTACTTGTGGAAAACAAAACTGGAAAGTATCTGAAATATGCTATTGGAGAAATAGTTCTTGTTGTTATTGGAATTTTAATAGCAGTACAGATTAATAATTGGAATGAAAACAGGAGACTAAAAACTCAAGAGTTAAAAATACTATTGGATTTTAAAGAAAGTCTTTATGCAGATTCTATCTATCGTAATAGCAGTACGAAAGTATACGATAAGGCAAGAAAATCTATGGATTACTTGATAGCATATATGGAAAACGACCTCCCATATAGAGATTCTTTAAAATACCATTTTGCAAATATAGCTGTTGATTGGGGTTTGTCTTATGACTTTTCAACTTATGAAGCTTTAAAATCTAAAGATCTAAATCTAATATCCAATGCAGAATTAAGGTCTGATATCATTAGCTACTATCGATATGCTGAAAATTTGGCGACAAATTTCACTAAACGATATGCGGATAATATAGATAACGCCTCAAGAACAATATTTAGTAAACATTTTAATCAAATGTGGTCGGGTAGAGTCGATAGTCCACAAAGTGAAATGATTCCTAACGACTATGAGCAGCTAAAAAAAGATTCAGAGTTTAGATATTTTTTAAAGACACTGAAAAATCAGAATTATTGGTTTATTGAGAATGTTACCAATCAATCAAATGATTTTTATCAGCAAATTTCCGATCAAATAGAAAATGAAATAAAAAAGTTAAAATAACGAAAGCACAACATTGGCTATAATTCATTGTGGCAGGATTTCCTAAACGGAAATCCTTAACTTCAAGCCATTGTAAGATTTCGGGCGGAATGTTCACTGCGTGAAATTCCACAACGAAATCATAGCCTAACCGTTGGCAGTAATTAATAAAACGAAATGGATTTAAGCATTTTAGAGGAATTTTATGAAATAAAACAAGAGCAAATAGATTTCTATAAAGAAAATGAGTTTATTAAAATAAAAGACGTTTTAACACCTGAGATAATAAACTATTTTAATTCAATAATTTCTGAAAAAGTCTCAGAATTGAATAAAATCGAAATCCCTATTGAAGAACGTGATATTTATGGGAAAGCATTCCTTCAATTATTCAATCTTTGGACACAAGATGAGCAAATTAAAAAGCTAATATTTAGTGAACGTTTAGCAAAAATTGCAACTGATTTAATGCAGATTGACGGAGTAAGAATTTATCATGACCAAGCACTTTTCAAAGAATCAGGAGGAGGAATTACACCTTGGCATGCCGACCAACATTATTGGCCTTTGTCTTCTAATAAAACAATTACGATTTGGATTCCTTTACAAAAAACTCCTTTAGAGATGGGACCACTTGAATTTAGCGCAGGAAGTCAAAAGATCAAGTTAGGAAGAGAATTATCAATTAGTGATGAAAGCGAACAAGTGATTAGAAACAATCTTAAAATAAATAATTTTCCTCACATTATAGAGCCATTTGATATTGGCGAAGTTAGCTTTCATTCGGGATGGATTTTCCATAGAGCAGGTGCTAATATTTCTAAAGAAACTCGAAAAGTAATGACAATTATCTACATGGATAAAGATATGATATTGAAAAAGCCAGAAAACAAAGGGCAAATGAATGATTTGAAAACTTGGTGTCCTGGTGTTAATGTAGGAGAAAATATAAATTCTATTTTAAACCCAATACTCTTTCAAAAATAACTACTGCCAACAAAAGCTATAATCCATTGCTCGCTATGGTAATAAACCAAAAAACAGTAACTTTAACTTGGTTCGATTTCTACTCCGAAATTCTACCGAATTTCCTCGCAACGGAATCATAGCCAAACCGTTGTGCTTCATTATTAAGAAAATGCAATCCATTAAATATTATATCTTTAGAGAAACTAACCTCTAATGATTAAATTCTTCCGGAGAATCCGACAAAAATTTCTGTCTGAAAACAATTTCAGTAAGTATCTTATTTATGCAATTGGAGAAATAATATTGGTTGTTGTTGGAATTTTAATTGCCTTGCAGATTAATAATTGGAATGAAAATCGCATTCTCCTTAAAAAAGAAAATCATTATCTAAATGAAATTATTACAAATCTTGAAGGCGATATTACCAAAATAAATGAAATATTAAATTTCAATCAAATAAAAGACTCGCTTTTGGATGATACCATAAATCCATTAATGGACTTTGAGGGGGATGATGAAATCACACAGGTGATAGCGAAAAATTTTCAATCCAATAGCGAGTATAACGTTTTTGAACAAAATAATGCTGCCTATACAAATATGTTACAAGCAGAAAATATTGGACTAATACAAAATGATACCTTAAGACAAAAACTTACATACTACTACCAGCAAAACGAAGAGTTAAAAACTGGTACAGCCTTGCGGATTAAGGGATTGACGCGAGAGTTTACAGATATTTCAGTTAAATTAATTTTCAACAAATCAACAATAACTCAAATTATAGGAAGAGAAAATAATTGGCCAATAAAAATCGAATTAAACCGAGAAGATAAAGCCAATATTCTTTCTTATTTAATCAATATTAAAGACAATATTTACTTCTATAACATTAGATTAAATCGGGTAATGGAAGAGGCTCAAGAATTGAGAAAATCAATAGTTAATAACTTGAAAAAATAACGAAGCACAACAATGTAAATGAGCGATTGAAACGGCTCAGATACGAACGGTTTCAAATTATGACTTATCAATAACCTATGATAAAATTCTTTAGAAAAATTAGACAAAAAATGCTGGCAGAAAATAAGTTCGGAAAATATCTAACCTATGCTATCGGAGAAATCGTCCTTGTTGTTATTGGAATATTAATTGCCCTTCAAATTAATAACTGGAATCAAGAGAGGTTAAATAAAAAACAAGAACATCAAATTTTATCACAACTTTTAAAAGAGTATACCAGTAATTTAAAACAAATCAATCAAAAGATCGAGATTAGAAAGGAAATGTTGAATTCGTGTTTTAGACTTTTACAATATCAAAATGAAAAACCTGAATCAATTGATCAAGATAGTCTTGATGCTTTTCTCTTTAGGATTACCATAAGACCTACCTTCGATCCAGAACTTAGTGTGAGTAATGAATTGATAAATTCTGGTAAGCTCTATTTAATAGAAAACACAGATTTAAGAAACAATGTTTCATCCTATTCCAGTTTTCTAAGTGAACTGAATGAAGAGGAATTGGCAATATTTGATTTAACAGAAAAACAATTAATTCCTTTTTTAAGAGAAAACTATCAAATTGGGCGGATGATGATGGTACTTTTAGATGACAAAGAATTAAGAGCCAAAATAACTATGGGTGAAGTTAATAATTACGATACTATGAAAAATCTAGTTCAAAAATCGGACTATAAAAATTTATTAAGTCATCCAGATTTTGAAGACTATTTATTACAGTTGATTAGTTATACGGCCTACACAAATGACCAGTCGACAGGGGTTAAAGAAAAAACCACAACTATAATTGATTTAATAAGAACTGAATTAAAAAAATAGTATTCCAGTTAAAGGTATAACGCACATCCGTTTATAAATTGAAACTACTGTTTCGCTTTTCTTATGTTATAATCGGAATAAGCTCTTCAACCAAAATTCCCTCATTTTACTATCTTAGTTTCAACCAACGCAAGGCTACTTTTTACAAACCGTTGCGTTGCTGAAAATTTATATGGAAAATAAAAGGCTTGCATCAATCGATATTCTCAGATCACTTACTATGTTACTCATGATATGGGTCAACGACTTCTGGACTCTTAAGAAGATTCCTAAATGGTTACAGCACGCTGAAGCCTCAGAGGATTATTTGGGGTTCTCTGATATTATTTTCCCTTTATTTCTATTCATTGTAGGCCTAAGTATTCCACTTGCAATTGAACATCGCAGGAGAAAAGGACAATCGTATTGGCATATTGGAAAACATACCCTTATACGATCAGCCTCATTAATAATCATCGGGGTTTTTATGGTTAATTATGAAACGATTCATGCTGAAAGTTTACTTATAAATCGCTTTCTTTTTTGCATTATCATGGCCCTAGGGGTAGGGTTTATTTGGATGAATTGGAATCGGAGCCCAGTACCTAAAAAATGGCACCTTCCTCTACAATTATTTGGGGTAGTCCTTTTTGTTTTTTTAGCCATAATTTATAAAGGTGGTGAACATGGAGAATTATGGATGACCACGCAGTGGTGGGGAATTTTAGGTCTTATCGGCTGGGCCTATCTAATTAATGTACTGCTCTTTTTGTCTTTTAAAGGGAATCTAGCTTTTATGGCAGGAGTATTCCTCCTATTTACGACCCTTGCCGCCTTAGAGTTTTCTATAGGCTTGCCACCTTTGCCAGATAGTTTGTTTTTTTTACAACCGATTTACAGCGGAACAATACCAGCCTTTACATCTGCTGGAATTATAGCAACTTTAGTCGTTAAAAATCTGTCAACAAAGAAAGAATATTTTACTCCTATAACCCTCGTTGCCGTAGGTTCTATTTGCCTAGCCTTTGGACTTTTAACAAGACCCATATGGGGTATTTCCAAAATATTGGGTACACCTTCTTGGCTAGGAATATGTGCAGGGATTGGATTTATTGTGTTTGCAATAATTCATGTCGTTGCAGATTTAAAAGGAAAAACCAAATGGGCAAGTTTAATTTCTGCAGCTGGAACTGCAACATTTACTTGTTATATGCTCCCTTACATTATTGACCCTTCAATTCAATTAATTGGAATTAATCTGCCCGAACCACTTTACATTGGCATTATTGGACTGATAAAATCATTCATTTATGCATTGTTTGTGGTTCTTTTAACTGGAATGTTAGAAAGGCAAGGATTCAAACTTAAACTTTAAGTAATTAATCCAATAGAAATGCTTAATCATTCTAGTCCTTAAAATATAGTTCAACTAGAATAATTGTTAACATGATATAATTGCGATGCCATCACTAAACAAATCAACTGCTTTATACTATCTTAGATTTCAGTAAATTGTATTGCAGCCTTAAGCAAACCGTTTAAGACAAATTCTTGTAATTCAGCATACCATATGAAATTCTTATCTGCTTTATTGTTTGCCATAATTCTTTTCAGCTGTAAAAACACACCAGAAAAAGAGACTACTATAAATCTTGAGGAAATAACCATAGAGCAAATTCATCAAGACTATCTTGCCGGAACATACACTTGTCAAGAACTAGTAAAAGCTTATATCGAACGCATCCATAAGCTAGATTCCTCTATAAATTCAATCACTTTCATCAACCCAGAAGCCTTGGAAGTTGCTAAAGGTCTAGATGACGAATTTCAAAAAAGTAAAGATTTGAGGCCTCTTCACGGTATTCCAATAATCGTAAAGGACAATATCAATGTTAAAGGGATTCCGACAACCGCTGGTTCTATTGCCTTGGCAAATTATTATCCGGAAGAAGATGCCTTCATCATTAAAAAATTAAAGGATGCTGGAGCCATTATCATTGCAAAATCTAACATGGCTGAATGGGCATTTTCTCCCATGCATTCTGAAAGCTCAACTCAGGGCACCACTAGGAATCCTTATAATCTAGATTATGTTCCCGCCGGATCTAGCGGTGGAACAGCGGCTTCAATTGCAGCTAACTTTGGAACCGTTGGGTTAGGTACAGACACAGGCAACTCCATAAGAGGTCCTTCTTCACATTGCTCTTTGGTGGGTTTCAGAACCACCTTGGGCCTCGTAAGCAGAAGTGGAATAGTCCCCTTAATGTTGCGCAATGACGTTGTTGGCCCCATGTGTCGCTCCGTAGCAGATGCTACCAGAGTAATGGAAGTAATGATTGGCAATGATCCAAAAGATCCCATTACAGAATATTCAAAAGGAAACACTCGTAATGATTACCAACAGTTTTTGGTTAAAAATGGATTGGAAGGATCTAGAATTGGTGTGTTAAGGCAGTTAATGGAAGGGAATACTGACCCTGAAATTGCAACTTTATTCAACAAAGCGTTGGCTGATCTTAGCTCCTTAGGGGCTGAAGTGGTGGATTCAGTCAGGGTATCAAATTTTGAAGAACTCCGGAAGGATCAGTGGTGTAGCACCTTCAAACAAGATGTAGAGGATTTTTTGATCGATTATGTTCATTCAGATTCTCTTAAAACCATTGAAGATATTATTAAAATTGGCACAAATTCTGAATTTGCCAAAAGTAGACTTGAAGGTTATGCAAATAAAACAGATAGGTGGGGTGATATTCTCGTACCTTGCCTTAATGCCTATGAAGATTCTAGGCGGATTGATTTTAGAGTTGCAATTAGACAAGTGATGGATTCCCTAAAACTGGATGCTATCGTATATCCAACTTGGAATAATAAGCCCGCAAGAATAGATAGATTTCAAGAAGAATACAAAGGGGATAATAGTCAAGTTATCAGTCCCCATACTGGTCAACCAGCTTTTACCGTTCCGATGGGATTTACAACCAACAATCTCCCCGCAGGAATTCAATTTTTGGGAAGAATGTATGATGAAGGAGTGCTAATAAAATTGGCTTATGGGTATGAACAGGGTACTAAGCATAGAAAACCACCTCAATTGAATTAACTTCATATAACCAACCAAATAGACTAAAATGAAAAAATTCACACTGTTATTTTCTCTATTAATAGCACTGTATTTATTCAGTGGTTGTAATCAAAAAGCGAACAACGAGAATATCCAACCTCAAACTAAGGATATGGCAACTCTGGAAAAAGAAATTGAATTACGCATTCGTGATTACGAAAATTATTTACGAAATGGAGATTCTATCGCATTGGGAAATATGTATGCCGAAGATGCCGAAATTATTCCATCTATTGTTGGCAGGGAAAATATTATTAAAACCTTTGGGGCCAATATCCGAAACAACATAACAGGCTCAAGTTTCAAAACCAACCATTTGTGGGGTAATGAACAATTGCTTGTAGAGGATGGAACCGGGGCATGGTATTATTCAGATGGAACGTTAGTTAGTAGTGGACGGTACCTACTGGTTTGGGTAAAGGATGATAGGGAATGGAAAATACTTCGAGACACTTGGTTCCCAGATAAGAAAAAATAAAGAGATTCAATAAGTCGATTATCCTTTGCGTTAAAACCGCTTGATTTATAAGTTCATATGAATTTTATTTCACATCAAAGCAACTGTATTTTAGTATATTAGATAGTAATTAAAACTGGATTCGATTTAACTAATCGATGGAAACTATTTTACTTCATGGGTAAGAAAATTGTAACTTTAAAATTGATTTCAATTGTTCTGTTGATTTCAATTTCAGGCCACGTTTGCTACGCCCAACCGAAGCAGTTGAAAGCTGATAGCTATTCAAAATCCAAACCTACACAAACTTTCAGTATCAAGTCTAATTATGCAAAGGACAGGGAATACATCATGCATGTTACCTATGCAATAGATTCTTTGATTCCTGGGAAAAAGTATCCTTTGCTTTATTATACCGATGGTTGGTTAAACGTTGATTTTTTTAACCAAGCCGGAGATTGGCTGAGTTATTATAAGGAAATCGAACCTGTGATTTTGATTGGTATTTCTTTTATGGCGACTGAAAATGAGTGGTCAGAACTAAGGAAAGAAGATTTTTTGCCTCCTCAAACTGATCCAAATAAAGTCTCAGGATCAAAGAATTTTTTGAATTTTATAAGCAAAGAACTAATTCCATATGTTGAGGAACATTACCCTGTGGACCCATCTGATCGTGGCTTATTCGGGTACTCGTTTGGAGGCTTATTTACTACCTGGGTATTGAAAGAACATCCAAAGTTGTTTAAGAGGATTGGGATCTCAAGTCCATCGCTTTGGTTTGATGATTTTAATCTTTTAAAAGATCCCAAACTTGCTGAGAGTATAGCCAGTCTAAACGACCAAAAAATATTCGTGGAGTATGGAAGTTCGGAAAGTGAAAATCAAAAAACAGGCGGCGAATCCCTTTTCGAAATACTGAATTCAAATAACCAAATCCAACTGAAAAAATTTGTTTTAGATGGAGGACATTATTCCGCTTATCCAGAAACCATAATAAAGACATTAACGTATTTGTATAATAGATGATTATAACAGACTCCACCCTTTTTTGGAATGGAAAACAAATGCTTGCCTTAACTAATGCTGAATAGAAGAATCGTTTAAATACTACAAAGTAAATTATCCAATACATTAACCATGAAAAAACTCCAATATAAGAAAGACATCAACGCCTCTGCGGAAAAAGTTTATAACACCATGCTTGGTATTAAAAATATTGAAACCTATGAGCAGTGGACAGCTGAATTTAACCCCACCTCCACCTATGAAGGAAATTGGGAAAAGGGATCAAAAATTTACTTTATAGGAACGGATGAAAATGGCAAAAAAGGAGGGATGGTTTCTGAAATTGCCGAAAACATTCCATTCAGCTTTGTTTCTATAAGACATTTTGGAATCTTAGATGGCGACAATGAAATTACTGAGGGGCCAGAAGTTGAAAAATGGGCTGGTGGATTAGAAAATTACTCATTCCAAGAAACGAACGGTGTTACAACCGTAACAATTGAAACCGATATAACAGAGGACTATTTAGATTATTTTAATTCCACTTGGCCAAGAGCCTTGAATAGGCTTAAGGAACTTGCGGAAAAATAGAAGTCATATCGTTGATGCCAATTCGCAACACAACAACGAGGTATTTAAAAACGGCCAAAGACTTTCGCTAATGAATAACGGATTTTTGGCAGGAATGCATAAAAATTTAGTTCAATGTATTGGAGAATTGGTTGACTTAATTGCTGAAGAAATCAAAAAATGATGAAGATCAATAACAGGAATAATTCTTAGGTCAAATATAGAATGATCAAGCTTATTATCATTTTTCTAATGATTGAGGTTTTGTTTCTAATTCCTTCCTATTTTTTGTATAAGAAGTATTTGAAAAGGAAAATTGCAGTAAAGAACCTAAAAACCTACACTTTTTTAGCAACCTTGTTAATGCCCATAATTTGGACTTCCCTATTTATTGGTATCTGTTATGTATTAATAAATCCCTTGTGGAGATCCAAAGATTTTAATTCTAACGACTGGATTGAAAATGTCGATTCCCGATATAGAATGGTTAACGACTTAAGGCAAAACGTCCTTATTGGAAAAGACAAAACTGAGGTGCTTATAATTCTTGGGGAGAACGATGGGGAGTGCGGTTATAAACAAAGCACAAACACCATCTGTTATCTAGTTCCTGATCCCGACAATTTTGGAATTCTGGATCACTATGAATTAGTTATTGTATTTAACGAATCAGGAAAAGTTATTGAGGTAACCTCTGAATTGATTTAAATTCCCGTTAATTCTATCCGCAGAATTATTTGTAATTCCATGCTACAATCTATTTCCTATTCCTATTACATTAGGAATTAGCACTCTTCAAAGTACCTACATTTTATTATCTTAGTTCTCTCCCGAGAATTAAGATTATCAAACTGTTAAGCCTTTTTACAATTAGTCATTGGGCAATGAGTATAATTCAAACATTAATAATTTACAATTTAGTCTAATGATATCAAAAGTTCTTACCTATCTTATTAAGAAAACATTTATCATCTTATTGAGCTGCATGGCTTTTAAATTTAAAAATTAGAATAATGAAATTCATAAAATAACGGGGAAGCTGAAACCCGAACAAAGTAGGCAATTAAACAACCAACCTTATGAAAAAACTAACCAACCTAATTACCTTATTGGCATTCACTTTTGTTTTAACAACAGGGTTCCAAAGCTGCGAGCAAACACAAAAAGAAGAAATTGAAGAAGCAGAAACAGAGGTAATTATTCAACCTGAAAAACCTGAATATTTTTTGCTGCGGCCAGAAGTAGAAAAGGCTTATGGATATTCCCATGCCGTGAAAATTGGAAATACAATCAAAATTTCAGGAGCTGTAAGTATGGACGATGAAGGAAATCCAACTGCAATTGGAGATGTTGAACAGCAAATGAAAAACTGTTACGCAGACCTGGAAAAGGTTTTGAACCATTTTGGTTGCACATTTGACGACGTTGTAGTAGAAAATGTATTTACGACCAACATGCCCGTGTTCCTTGAAAAATCCGTCTATAGAAATGAAATATACAAGAATCATTTCCCTACTGGCACTTGGGTTGGAGTAAAAGAATTAGCGTTGCCAGAATTTATGGTTGAAATTGAATTGGAAGTTCATAAATCTAATTAAACATTAAAGATCCTTTTCTTCGGCATCTTGAACTTTGGCATAACTAACAATTGATTATGACAAACAATTAAGGAGGACGGAAAACCTGAAACCAACCAAATGTTAAAATTTTTTCGACAAATTAGATTTGACCTTATGGAGGAAAATAAGACTGGAAAGTATCTCAAATATGCATTCGGAGAAATTATCCTTGTTGTGATAGGAATATTGATTGCGTTGCAAGTTAACAATTGGAACCAGGATCGCATCGCAAAAATGGAAGCCGAAATCTTTCATGAACGTTTAAAAGAAGACCTTCTAAGTGAAAAAACAATCTTGCTTGAAAGAATTGAATACTATAGTAAAGTCGAACAGCATGCCAAAAATGTCGTTAATACGCTAACTGACAAATCAAATGCCTTAGATTCCCAATTCTTAATTGATTTTTATCAAGCTTCTCAACAATGGATGTACCGCAATGTACGAGACACCTATGACGAACTTATTTCCACTGGAAACATAAAACTCATTCCAAATAAAAATCTGCGTAAAAGAATTGGACTTTATTATGATGAAACCGATGTATATATGAGGGTTTGGTTTAAGGTAACCGACTATAGAGATTTAGCAAGAAGCCATATCCCATATGACGTACAAGAAAAAATTAGGGATGCCTGTGAAATCTGGAACAAAGTCGACCAAGAAAAGGGTGGAAATCAAATTTTAGATGATTGCAGCCCCAATCTCACTGATG belongs to Aegicerativicinus sediminis and includes:
- a CDS encoding RidA family protein, with the translated sequence MKKLTNLITLLAFTFVLTTGFQSCEQTQKEEIEEAETEVIIQPEKPEYFLLRPEVEKAYGYSHAVKIGNTIKISGAVSMDDEGNPTAIGDVEQQMKNCYADLEKVLNHFGCTFDDVVVENVFTTNMPVFLEKSVYRNEIYKNHFPTGTWVGVKELALPEFMVEIELEVHKSN
- a CDS encoding DUF6090 family protein, whose protein sequence is MEENKTGKYLKYAFGEIILVVIGILIALQVNNWNQDRIAKMEAEIFHERLKEDLLSEKTILLERIEYYSKVEQHAKNVVNTLTDKSNALDSQFLIDFYQASQQWMYRNVRDTYDELISTGNIKLIPNKNLRKRIGLYYDETDVYMRVWFKVTDYRDLARSHIPYDVQEKIRDACEIWNKVDQEKGGNQILDDCSPNLTDEEISRSIALLNQNDYLQNDTYLAAANRRVSDLYQKIGLYKIKLNGNEELLNLLENNNPNQ